One segment of Brassica napus cultivar Da-Ae chromosome C3, Da-Ae, whole genome shotgun sequence DNA contains the following:
- the LOC106388978 gene encoding DNA repair protein recA homolog 2, mitochondrial, with translation MGRLSLTSSIHRFRFFSYLSQRHVRRGVLACSSYGSHYLSSLAEASDCELDEYPEDDTIITEKDTNLRSALSQLSVSGVFDQDSKLWLQRFSRTRRVSVISTGSLNLDLALGVGGLPKGRMVEVYGKEASGKTTLALHIIKEAQKLGGYCAYLDVENAMDPTLAESIGVNTEELLISRPDSAENMLSIVDVLTKCGSVDVIVVDSVAALVPQCEVGVPLGESYRDRQSVIMTQALRKIHYSVANSRTLIVFLNQVRSHAKANMRFPHSEEVTCGGNALRFQAAIRLKMIRTGLIKTDNEVSGLNVCVEVVKNKLTPGKKKSELGIQFGRGFYVEREVLELACEHGVIAREGNSHLIEGEVVDGKDAAEKYLTENKEVLDTVISILRKQLF, from the exons ATGGGTCGTCTCTCACTAACCAGTTCGATTCACAGATTCCGCTTCTTCTCCTACTTATCTCAG CGTCATGTAAGAAGAGGTGTTCTCGCTTGCTCTAGCTATGGAAGTCATTATCTTTCGTCTTTAG CTGAAGCTTCAGACTGTGAGCTTGATGAATATCCAGAAGATGATACCATCATAACGGAGAAAGACACTAATCTCCGTTCAGCATTATCACAGCTCTCAGTTTCAGGCGTCTTCGATCAAGACTCTAAGCTCTGGCTGCAGCGCTTCTCCAGAACAAGGAGAGTCTCCGTCATATCCACCGGTTCGCTCAACCTTGATCTAGCTCTAGGCGTTGGAGGTTTGCCAAAGGGAAGAATGGTTGAGGTTTACGGTAAAGAAGCTTCTGGAAAGACAACTCTAGCTCTCCACATCATCAAGGAAGCTCAGAAGCTTGGAGGCTATTGCGCTTACCTTGACGTGGAGAACGCCATGGATCCTACGCTAGCTGAGTCGATAGGTGTGAACACGGAGGAGCTTCTGATATCGAGACCTGATTCTGCTGAAAACATGCTGAGTATTGTCGATGTGTTGACCAAGTGTGGATCGGTAGACGTTATAGTGGTTGATAGT GTTGCTGCTCTTGTCCCTCAGTGTGAAGTTGGTGTTCCTCTAGGAGAAAGTTACAGAGACAGACAATCAGTGATAATGACACAGGCGCTTAGAAAAATTCACTACTCAGTTGCTAATTCTCGGACGCTCATCGTTTTTCTTAATCAG GTCAGATCACATGCTAAAGCTAACATGCGTTTCCCACATTCTGAAGAAGTGACTTGTGGGGGTAACGCATTGCGGTTTCAGGCAGCTATACGTCTGAAAATGATAAGAACAGGGCTGATAAAGACTGATAATGAG GTAAGTGGTCTGAATGTGTGCGTTGAAGTGGTGAAAAACAAACTGACGCCAGGGAAGAAGAAATCTGAATTGGGGATTCAGTTCGGTCGTGGCTTCTACGTGGAGCGTGAGGTGTTAGAATTGGCTTGTGAGCATGGAGTTATTGCAAGAGAAGGTAATAGCCATTTGATTGAAGGCGAGGTTGTTGATGGGAAAGACGCAGCTGAAAAGTATCTGACGGAGAATAAGGAGGTCCTTGATACCGTTATCAGTATCCTGAGGAAGCAGCTCTTCTAG